Proteins encoded in a region of the Vicia villosa cultivar HV-30 ecotype Madison, WI linkage group LG5, Vvil1.0, whole genome shotgun sequence genome:
- the LOC131606386 gene encoding SPX domain-containing protein 3-like — protein MKFGKRLKQQVQDTLPEWRDKFLSYKELKKLLRLLSTAPSSLLNGSVGYGKGEAEFMYLLNNEIDKFNGFFMEQEEDFIIRHKEVQQRIKRVVDLWGPNGTQASEEDYKDEMEKIRKAIVDFHGEMVLLVNYSNINYTGLAKILKKYDKRTGGLLRLPFIQKVLEQPFFTTDLISKLVKECESIIDAVFPVEEEGERAREEIVVAGEGIFRNTVAALLTMQEMRKGSSTQSAFSLPPLNLPDSDLIQSIQLNAAVPIV, from the exons ATGAAATTTGGGAAGAGATTGAAGCAACAAGTTCAAGACACTTTGCCTGAATGGAGAGACAAGTTTTTGTCATATAAAGAGTTGAAGAAACTTTTGCGACTTTTATCGACGGCACCAAGTTCTTTGCTAAATGGTTCGGTTGGTTATGGGAAAGGTGAAGCTGAGTTTATGTATTTGTTGAATAATGAGATTGATAAATTCAATGGATTCTTCATGGAACAAGAGGAAGATTTCATTATCCGACACAAG GAAGTACAACAGAGAATCAAGAGAGTAGTTGATTTATGGGGACCAAATGGTACTCAAGCTTCTGAAGAAGATTATAAGGATGAAATGGAAAAAATTAGAAAAGCTATTGTTGATTTTCATGGTGAAATGGTTCTCTTAGTAAATTACAGCAACATTAATTATACAG GATTggctaaaattttgaaaaagtatGATAAGAGAACTGGAGGTTTACTTCGCTTACCATTCATTCAAAAAGTATTGGAGCAACCCTTTTTCACAACCGATTTAATTTCAAAACTCGTGAAAGAATGCGAAAGCATAATTGACGCAGTGTTTCCGGTTGAAGAAGAAGgtgaaagagcaagagaagaaatTGTAGTAGCTGGTGAAGGGATTTTCAGAAACACTGTTGCAGCTTTACTTACAATGCAAGAAATGAGAAAAGGAAGTTCAACACAAAGTGCTTTTTCTTTGCCTCCTCTCAATTTGCCAGATTCTGATCTCATTCAATCAATACAGCTTAATGCTGCTGTTCCAATTGTTTAG